One window from the genome of Daphnia pulex isolate KAP4 chromosome 9, ASM2113471v1 encodes:
- the LOC124202846 gene encoding E3 ubiquitin-protein ligase Topors-like yields the protein MSSMRNSVDESSTAPSDSPCAICLGKVENKCFANNCLHEFCYSCLFRWSKEKTKCPLCMQPFSSIIHNIRSNNDYDEQTIQSTDDIVSDVPFLQRFLQFILSTQANLQTLESTLQTNSDSRHSGHIHELRQALLELINERQNIMYPNSSAAIVDNLLDTDNRNDIEIVEVMRRGRFHPIFDEITLSDDE from the exons ATGAGTTCCATGa gaaATTCTGTTGATGAGTCTTCGACAGCGCCATCAGATTCACCATGTGCAATATGTCTGGGAAAGGTTGAAAACAAGTGCTTTGCCAATAATTGTCTTCATGAGTTCTGCTACAGTTGTTTATTTAGATGGTCCAAG gaaaaaacaaaatgcccGCTATGTATGCAACCATTCAGCTCAATTATTCACAACATCAGATCTAACAATGACTATGATGAACAAACAATCCAGTCAACTGATGATATTGTTTCAGATGTGCCTTTTTTACAGCGGTTTCTACAGTTTATTTTGTCTACCCAGGCAAACCTTCAAACTCTAGAATCTACACTCCAAACAAAttca GACTCGCGTCATTCTGGTCATATTCATGAGCTTCGTCAAGCTCTATTAGAGTTGATCAATGAAAGGCAAAATATCATGTATCCCAATTCTTCTGCTGCTATTGTTGATAATCTGTTGGATACAGACAACAGAAATGATATTGAGATTGTAGAAGTGATGAGAAGAGGAAGATTTCATCccatttttgatgaaattacGCTTTCCGACGACGAATAG
- the LOC124202844 gene encoding WD40 repeat-containing protein HOS15-like isoform X1, whose product MEQFYATQHKVFKNVSKTNIFLFIISLQIISDMDAEEMASSREESEDLTCCSVCFLRFDMVERKPKFLPCSHTFCLSCLKLMAIDHDGKMIDCPVCRKPFSIASVEILPNNMYALQIIKMSKIMTNVQKLMFTPRWCLTCKGVGKESCFNSHSTISLAQDGEELQRKIQDSEKNLNDALEKRAKIQIHHNAVLNSLKEAKYSAKKEAEENTQHTFTLMTALESIDKLKNGKQDVPEAREKIEAIFREAENELQSASQLMFQYEDQTEIRVWIEKAPSSGKTCFLSPKLPACNSDLVKSTETRRICPSEKKEKIMCCALNPVRPVLVCGLESGKLCFFQEVHDCDFEPFSDWKGTIVETLSTKLVSFIAWDLEGTSFAIGFVEGLVQVWNRNCENIFGLQNHTMTVSSISWNHNKEALDLFLTTSIDMSVAVWSATLETVVQQFKFQSEVCDTVWVSADSFVCFNEDNIFDMHQIGKDKPIRTFRDLNGTLIRLCFRGRLASSSDDGCIKIWSLEEDKPVRQYSTDSPVYCIDWIPINEKDADTGDNAGCQQLLASGLENGLVHIWDVSGISDSPLETLKGHTEPVNIVYFSCCGKLLATLSDRNNTLIVWSTKSWEKVYETIINEGSDSREPYYLSWNINKVLATANGGREVTVAEFE is encoded by the exons ATGGAGCAATTTTATGCAACACAACATAAGGTTTTCAAAAACGTGTCTAAAACCAACATTTTCCTCTTTATCATATCTTTACAAATTATCAGTGACATGGACGCAGAAGAAATGGCTTCTTCCAGGGAAGAATCAGAAGATCTCACTTGCTGCTCCGTTTGTTTTTTGCGATTTGACATGGTTGAACGGAAACCAAAATTTCTTCCATGTTCACACACTTTCTGCTTAAGTTGCTTGAAG ttaatgGCTATAGATCATGATGGAAAGATGATTGATTGCCCAGTCTGCCGTAAACCGTTTTCAATTGCTTCAGTTGAAATTTTACCAAATAACATGTATGCTCTTCAAATTATTAAGATGAGCAAGATCATGACAAATGTTCAAAAGCTCATGTT TACTCCACGCTGGTGTTTGACTTGCAAGGGTGTAGGCAAAGAATCAT GTTTTAATAGCCATTCCACAATCAGTTTAGCTCAAGATGGTGAAGAATTACAGAGAAAGATTCAGGATAgtgaaaagaatttgaatgatGCCCTTgagaaaagagcaaaaattCAGATTCATCATAATGCTGTTTTAAATTCTCTAAAGGAAGCAAAATATTCAGCTAAGAAAGAGGCTGAGGAAAACACTCAGCACACATTTACCTTAATGACAGCCTTAGAGAGTATTGACAAactaaaaaatggaaaacaagaTGTTCCAGAGgccagagaaaaaattgaagccATCTTTAGAGAAGCAGAAAATGAGCTCCAATCGGCCTCTCAATTGATGTTTCAGTATGAAGATCAAACCGAAATTCGTGTTTGGATTGAAAAAGCTCCATCTTCAGgcaaaacttgttttcttaGCCCGAAACTTCCTGCTTGTAACTCGG atTTAGTTAAGTCGACGGAAACCAGAAGAATTTGTCCCAGcgaaaagaaggagaagatcATGTGTTGTGCATTGAATCCAGTTAGACCAGTTCTAGTTTGTGGTTTGGAGAGTGGGAAATTGTGTTTCTTTCAAGAAGTACACGACTGTGACTTCGAACCATTTTCAGATTGGAAGGGCACAATTGTTGAAACGTTGTCGACCAAACTGGTTTCATTTATTGCTTGGGAC TTGGAAGGTACTAGTTTTGCAATCGGCTTTGTGGAAGGCCTCGTTCAGGTGTGGAATCGAAACTGTGAAAACATCTTTGGACTCCAAAATCATACCATGACGGTTAGCTCAATTTCATGGAATCATAATAAAGAAGCTCTTGATCTTTTTCTCACTACAAGTATTGACATG tCGGTTGCCGTGTGGAGTGCCACGTTAGAAACCGTAGTGCAACAGTTCAAATTCCAATCGGAAGTCTGTGACACCGTTTGGGTCAGCGCTGATTCGTTTGTATGTTTTAACGAGGATAATATTTTTGACATGCATCAAATCGGGAAAGACAAACCAATACGAACATTTCGCGATCTTAAC GGCACGCTGATTCGATTGTGTTTTAGAGGTCGCCTTGCCTCTTCTTCTGATGACGGATGCATCAAG aTTTGGTCATTGGAAGAAGATAAACCTGTGCGTCAGTACTCCACGGATTCACCTGTTTACTGTATTGACTGGATTCcgataaatgaaaaagatgcTGATACTGGCGATAATGCTGGCTGTCAACAACTTCTTGCCAG TGGATTAGAAAATGGGCTGGTTCACATATGGGACGTTTCTGGAATTTCTGACTCACCACTTGAAACACTTAAAGGACATACCGAGCCTGTCAACATCGTTTACTTCTCATGTTGTGGAAAATTATTAGCGACATTGTCTGATAGAAATAACACGTTAATTGTGTGGTCCACGAAG AGTTGGGAAAAAGTTTATGAAACTATCATAAATGAAGGTAGTGATTCTCGTGAGCCATACTATCTTTCTTGGAATATTAACAAGGTATTAGCGACGGCTAATGGGGGGCGAGAA GTAACGGTGGCTGAATTTGAATAG
- the LOC124202844 gene encoding WD40 repeat-containing protein HOS15-like isoform X2: protein MQHNISDMDAEEMASSREESEDLTCCSVCFLRFDMVERKPKFLPCSHTFCLSCLKLMAIDHDGKMIDCPVCRKPFSIASVEILPNNMYALQIIKMSKIMTNVQKLMFTPRWCLTCKGVGKESCFNSHSTISLAQDGEELQRKIQDSEKNLNDALEKRAKIQIHHNAVLNSLKEAKYSAKKEAEENTQHTFTLMTALESIDKLKNGKQDVPEAREKIEAIFREAENELQSASQLMFQYEDQTEIRVWIEKAPSSGKTCFLSPKLPACNSDLVKSTETRRICPSEKKEKIMCCALNPVRPVLVCGLESGKLCFFQEVHDCDFEPFSDWKGTIVETLSTKLVSFIAWDLEGTSFAIGFVEGLVQVWNRNCENIFGLQNHTMTVSSISWNHNKEALDLFLTTSIDMSVAVWSATLETVVQQFKFQSEVCDTVWVSADSFVCFNEDNIFDMHQIGKDKPIRTFRDLNGTLIRLCFRGRLASSSDDGCIKIWSLEEDKPVRQYSTDSPVYCIDWIPINEKDADTGDNAGCQQLLASGLENGLVHIWDVSGISDSPLETLKGHTEPVNIVYFSCCGKLLATLSDRNNTLIVWSTKSWEKVYETIINEGSDSREPYYLSWNINKVLATANGGREVTVAEFE, encoded by the exons ATGCAACACAACATAAG TGACATGGACGCAGAAGAAATGGCTTCTTCCAGGGAAGAATCAGAAGATCTCACTTGCTGCTCCGTTTGTTTTTTGCGATTTGACATGGTTGAACGGAAACCAAAATTTCTTCCATGTTCACACACTTTCTGCTTAAGTTGCTTGAAG ttaatgGCTATAGATCATGATGGAAAGATGATTGATTGCCCAGTCTGCCGTAAACCGTTTTCAATTGCTTCAGTTGAAATTTTACCAAATAACATGTATGCTCTTCAAATTATTAAGATGAGCAAGATCATGACAAATGTTCAAAAGCTCATGTT TACTCCACGCTGGTGTTTGACTTGCAAGGGTGTAGGCAAAGAATCAT GTTTTAATAGCCATTCCACAATCAGTTTAGCTCAAGATGGTGAAGAATTACAGAGAAAGATTCAGGATAgtgaaaagaatttgaatgatGCCCTTgagaaaagagcaaaaattCAGATTCATCATAATGCTGTTTTAAATTCTCTAAAGGAAGCAAAATATTCAGCTAAGAAAGAGGCTGAGGAAAACACTCAGCACACATTTACCTTAATGACAGCCTTAGAGAGTATTGACAAactaaaaaatggaaaacaagaTGTTCCAGAGgccagagaaaaaattgaagccATCTTTAGAGAAGCAGAAAATGAGCTCCAATCGGCCTCTCAATTGATGTTTCAGTATGAAGATCAAACCGAAATTCGTGTTTGGATTGAAAAAGCTCCATCTTCAGgcaaaacttgttttcttaGCCCGAAACTTCCTGCTTGTAACTCGG atTTAGTTAAGTCGACGGAAACCAGAAGAATTTGTCCCAGcgaaaagaaggagaagatcATGTGTTGTGCATTGAATCCAGTTAGACCAGTTCTAGTTTGTGGTTTGGAGAGTGGGAAATTGTGTTTCTTTCAAGAAGTACACGACTGTGACTTCGAACCATTTTCAGATTGGAAGGGCACAATTGTTGAAACGTTGTCGACCAAACTGGTTTCATTTATTGCTTGGGAC TTGGAAGGTACTAGTTTTGCAATCGGCTTTGTGGAAGGCCTCGTTCAGGTGTGGAATCGAAACTGTGAAAACATCTTTGGACTCCAAAATCATACCATGACGGTTAGCTCAATTTCATGGAATCATAATAAAGAAGCTCTTGATCTTTTTCTCACTACAAGTATTGACATG tCGGTTGCCGTGTGGAGTGCCACGTTAGAAACCGTAGTGCAACAGTTCAAATTCCAATCGGAAGTCTGTGACACCGTTTGGGTCAGCGCTGATTCGTTTGTATGTTTTAACGAGGATAATATTTTTGACATGCATCAAATCGGGAAAGACAAACCAATACGAACATTTCGCGATCTTAAC GGCACGCTGATTCGATTGTGTTTTAGAGGTCGCCTTGCCTCTTCTTCTGATGACGGATGCATCAAG aTTTGGTCATTGGAAGAAGATAAACCTGTGCGTCAGTACTCCACGGATTCACCTGTTTACTGTATTGACTGGATTCcgataaatgaaaaagatgcTGATACTGGCGATAATGCTGGCTGTCAACAACTTCTTGCCAG TGGATTAGAAAATGGGCTGGTTCACATATGGGACGTTTCTGGAATTTCTGACTCACCACTTGAAACACTTAAAGGACATACCGAGCCTGTCAACATCGTTTACTTCTCATGTTGTGGAAAATTATTAGCGACATTGTCTGATAGAAATAACACGTTAATTGTGTGGTCCACGAAG AGTTGGGAAAAAGTTTATGAAACTATCATAAATGAAGGTAGTGATTCTCGTGAGCCATACTATCTTTCTTGGAATATTAACAAGGTATTAGCGACGGCTAATGGGGGGCGAGAA GTAACGGTGGCTGAATTTGAATAG
- the LOC124202845 gene encoding uncharacterized protein LOC124202845, whose product MENLVDTPDISEFIIFVKKFADLVCVEFRHDDMEHWDVFSNKFRFSPNEKVEDGFFPVRAIIDSNGHVKLKVLNFIAREADWKIQRTDAEVIIRSLSYYGHRHKFCPGIFLASEFSCLEGDPLSKTIIFSQFPYEHYRSSQCSYFYSSTFKSSHNKIVTASKCTNCRKMYSNRKAAKKSQLLPNPPPKRVKCSLQKEKQVEEKNGDIQSVTANLDKQRRSNRIKLVIEEIQNEKVTGDFDAIYLPE is encoded by the exons atggaaaacctAGTAGATACCCCTGATATTTCGGAATTTATAATAttcgtaaaaaaatttgctgaCTTGGTATGCGTTGAATTTCGTCATGATGATATGGAGCATTGGGACGTTTTCTCGAacaaatttcgattttctccgaatgaaaaagttgaagaCGGTTTCTTTCCTGTTCGGGCAATCATCGACAGCAACGGACACGTTAAGCTCAAAGTTCTCAATTTCATTGCAAGGGAAGCAGATTGGAAAATTCAGAGGACAGATGCTGAAGTTATCATTAGATCTCTGTCATACTATGGTCATCGACATAAATTTTGTCCAG GAATATTTTTAGCTTCTGAATTCAGCTGCCTAGAAGGAGATCCATTAtctaaaacaattattttcagccaGTTCCCTTATGAACATTATAGATCTTCACAATGCTCATACTTCTATTCCTCAACATTTAAATCAAGTCACAACAAGATTGTCACTGCTTCAAAATGCACAAATTGTAGAAAAATGTATTCCAATAGAAAGGCAGCAAAAAAGTCTCAGCTACTACCAAACCCACCCCCAAAGAGAGTGAAATGTAGTctccaaaaggaaaaacaggTGGAAGAAAAG AATGGTGATATACAGAGTGTCACAGCAAATTTGGACAAACAAAGAAGATCTAATAGAATAAAGTTGGTGATAGAAGAGATACAGAATGAAAAAGTTACTggg GATTTCGACGCTATTTACTTGCCAGAGTAA
- the LOC124201667 gene encoding 1-phosphatidylinositol 4,5-bisphosphate phosphodiesterase zeta-1-like has product MFNYTLSLFPVQVRVRMIILTACTFTAKLFTQMLQFFWPLKQEQNAAVRLQPEEETPNSKTKIFQPVLDELQTAAVDLRATEEIAKNTSSLKAELNEEDDEAHETIHFDDSEMPDELQISNTEEERDEQVDKMDPYFDHPLSHYYIKGSHNTYLLGNQLIGESTIEGYRRAMANNCKCLELDLQDGPNGSPVIHHRWTMTSKIDARNVLRYGIKPNFKSSDLPLILSMDDNIKSDEQRNVFIQDICQILDEFIYITDYKELKCLPSPNELRGKIIIMAPRSKWGQLANICQAVPYSQSSQSGTWFEVSSLSENKLRRLLQTSLEPNTAALRNDKRGTETHQKKNLRQTTASQLIRYYPGGQHILSGNHDPIPGMNVGCQIAAMNMQTHSSQLAIYESKFRENAGNCGYVLKPEILLNSHEFQDIIPVHPKRITIKVMKGILPDKSKTTFVSVRVDGEKKDKMKKKTKKVKSDDGLSPEWNEELVFDVQHPELGFALFQIKKSMYFGMINSTVASYAIPIDKMVNGISSLILHDQYLESIDATLSVEIKIEDPKPEGVEVKGGTIKDKLKGKLLALREAIKNKIFALKQKGTSSTKYPKGASVTTKQPGFLTRVLGFLHPKDRFTSRRFVK; this is encoded by the coding sequence ATGTTTAACTACACTCTCTCTTTATTCCCCGTCCAAGTAAGGGTAAGGATGATCATTCTAACTGCCTGCACCTTTACTGCAAAACTCTTTACGCAAATGTTGCAGTTCTTTTGGCCACTGAAACAGGAACAAAACGCAGCAGTACGTCTtcaaccagaagaagaaaccccAAACTCAAAGACAAAGATTTTTCAGCCCGTCCTCGACGAGTTGCAGACAGCAGCAGTAGATTTACGGGCAACCGAGGAAATTGCAAAGAATACATCGTCGCTAAAAGCTGAATTAAACGAAGAGGATGACGAAGCGCATGAGACAATTCATTTCGACGACTCAGAAATGCCCGACGaacttcaaatttcaaacacgGAAGAGGAGCGAGATGAGCAAGTAGATAAGATGGACCCATACTTCGACCATCCCCTATCACATTATTACATAAAGGGATCGCACAACACCTATCTACTTGGCAATCAATTGATCGGAGAAAGTACAATCGAAGGTTACCGCCGGGCCATGGCGAACAACTGCAAGTGTCTGGAGCTGGACCTGCAGGACGGACCGAACGGATCACCCGTTATCCACCACAGATGGACGATGACTTCAAAAATTGATGCCCGAAACGTTTTGCGATACGGAATCAAACCCAACTTCAAAAGTAGCGACCTACCCTTGATTTTGTCGATGGACGACAACATCAAGTCAGACGAACAGCGAAATGTCTTCATCCAAGACATCTGCCAGATTTTGGATGAATTCATCTACATAACCGATTACAAGGAGCTAAAATGTCTGCCGTCGCCAAACGAACTTCGGGGTAAAATAATTATCATGGCACCCAGAAGCAAATGGGGTCAATTGGCAAACATCTGTCAAGCCGTTCCCTACTCACAAAGCTCACAAAGTGGAACATGGTTTGAGGTCTCTTCACTGTCGGAGAACAAACTCCGTCGTCTCTTACAAACGTCACTCGAACCGAACACAGCAGCATTACGCAATGACAAGAGAGGAACCGAAACAcatcagaaaaagaatcttCGTCAAACAACAGCAAGTCAGTTGATAAGGTACTACCCCGGAGGGCAGCATATACTATCCGGCAACCATGATCCCATTCCCGGAATGAATGTCGGTTGTCAAATCGCCGCCATGAATATGCAAACGCACAGCAGTCAATTGGCTATATACGAAAGCAAGTTCCGGGAGAACGCTGGAAATTGCGGCTATGTCCTCAAGCCGGAAATCTTATTAAATTCGCACGAATTTCAAGATATAATCCCTGTTCATCCAAAGCGGATCACCATTAAAGTAATGAAAGGAATTTTACCTGATAAAAGCAAAACGACCTTTGTCAGCGTTCGTGTCGACGGggagaaaaaggacaagatgaagaagaaaacgaaaaaagttaAGAGCGATGATGGACTGAGCCCCGAGTGGAACGAAGAGTTGGTCTTTGATGTGCAGCATCCAGAACTTGGTTTTGCTTTGTTCCAAATCAAAAAGTCAATGTATTTCGGGATGATAAATTCAACCGTTGCCTCTTATGCCATTCCAATCGATAAAATGGTGAACGGGATAAGCTCGCTTATTCTACACGACCAGTACCTGGAAAGTATTGACGCTACTCTTTCGGTGGAGATCAAAATAGAAGACCCAAAACCGGAAGGAGTTGAAGTTAAAGGTGGTACAATAAAGGACAAATTAAAGGGCAAACTGCTAGCTCTACGTGAAGCGATAAAGAACAAGATATTTGCTTTGAAACAAAAGGGAACGTCGTCGACCAAATATCCGAAAGGAGCATCCGTGACTACAAAACAGCCTGGCTTTCTAACGAGAGTATTAGGATTTCTCCATCCCAAAGATCGTTTCACCAGTCGTCGGTTCGTGAAATAG
- the LOC124202849 gene encoding collagen alpha-1(I) chain-like, translating to MRTAAIVLLLVAAALAAPQYQRTKPNQGAGSISPEQWASLNPIKPGSGNDELSKQWARFLDYLPWLKGPTGPAGPPGPPGGASSSSYGYDQPKYVAGPPGAPGAPGAPGPKGDKGDAGEPGANGEAGPQGIAGLDGATGPQGLKGEQGADGAPGVAGLNGAPGEKGEAGSNGADGAPGAPGSPGKDGYNGAPGPVGPKGEIGAPGITIESKIPGPPGATGYPGKDGAPGAAGSPGPQGNAGPQGPVGPAGKNGYAGSPGIAGPKGEPGKPGYNGAPGKDGLPGAPSTQPGPVGPQGPVGKPGYNGAPGKDGAVGPVGAPGKDGLNGAPGATGPQGEQGKPGKDGYPGAAGAPGTPGAQGPQGIQGEQGPAGNPGSIGPQGEIGPVGPAGPEGKPGQAGKPGYPGPVGPVGQIGPVGQEGKPGQDGATGAVGPAGPPGPPGEAATKASYPAPAYTTASPYSRPASNGNWYRN from the exons atgaGGACAGCA GCTATTGTGTTATTACTGGTCGCGGCAGCTTTGGCTGCTCCGCAATACCAGCGGACCAAACCTAATCAAGGGGCTGGATCCATTTCACCGGAACAGTGGGCCTCTCTGAATCCAATTAAACCTGGAAGTGGCAACGATGAACTGTCGAAGCAATGGGCTCGCTTCCTCGA ctatCTGCCGTGGTTGAAAGGACCTACTGGTCCCGCTGGACCACCAGGCCCACCCGGAGGAGCTTCATCTTCCTCTTACGGCTACGACCAGCCTAAATACGTTGCTGGACCCCCCGGAGCACCTGGAGCACCTGGAGCTCCTGGTCCTAAAGGCGACAAAGGAGACGCCGGTGAACCTGGTGCCAACGGAGAAGCTGGGCCCCAAGGAATTGCTGGACTTGACGGAGCTACAGGACCTCAAGGTTTGAAAGGAGAACAAGGCGCTGATGGAGCCCCAGGTGTCGCTGGACTTAATGGTGCTCCcggagaaaagggagaagcTGGATCAAATGGTGCAGATGGTGCCCCCGGAGCTCCTGGATCGCCTGGAAAAGATGGATACAACGGAGCACCTGGCCCAGTTGGACCTAAAGGAGAAATTGGCGCACCTGGTATCACGATCGAATCTAAAATCCCAGGCCCTCCCG GCGCAACTGGATATCCCGGTAAAGACGGAGCTCCTGGCGCAGCTGGTAGCCCCGGCCCTCAAGGAAATGCTGGGCCTCAAGGACCAGTGGGACCTGCCGGCAAAAACGGCTACGCTGGTAGCCCGGGCATTGCTGGACCTAAAGGTGAACCAGGCAAACCAGGCTACAACGGAGCACCAGGTAAAGACGGACTTCCCGGCGCACCAAGCACTCAACCCGGCCCGGTTGGACCACAAGGACCCGTCGGCAAACCCGGCTACAATGGCGCTCCTGGAAAAGACGGTGCCGTTGGCCCAGTAGGCGCTCCAGGCAAAGATGGACTCAACGGCGCTCCTGGCGCTACtg GTCCTCAAGGAGAGCAAGGTAAACCTGGTAAGGACGGTTATCCTGGCGCTGCTGGAGCCCCTGGAACACCCGGAGCTCAGGGACCTCAAGGAATCCAAGGTGAACAAGGACCCGCTGGAAATCCCGGCAGCATTGGTCCCCAAGGAGAAATCGGTCCCGTCGGTCCCGCTGGACCTGAAGGCAAACCTGGCCAAGCTGGCAAACCTGGATATCCTGGACCTGTAGGACCAGTTGGACAGATTGGACCTGTTGGACAAGAAGGCAAACCTGGCCAAGACGGAGCTACCGGTGCCGTCGGCCCTGCTGGTCCACCTGGCCCACCAGGTGAAGCGGCCACTAAAGCTTCTTATCCCGCTCCTGCCTACACCACCGCTTCACCTTACAGCAGACCGGCTTCCAACGGCAACTGGTACCGTAATTAG